The following proteins are co-located in the Ensifer sp. WSM1721 genome:
- the sucC gene encoding ADP-forming succinate--CoA ligase subunit beta, whose product MNIHEYQAKALLKSYGAPVAEGVAIFSADEAEAAAKKLPGPLYVVKSQIHAGGRGKGKFKELGPDAKGGVRLAKSVEEVVANAKEMLGHTLVTKQTGPAGKQVNRLYIEDGADIERELYLSILVDRSVGRVAFVVSTEGGMDIEAVAEHTPEKIVTVAIDPDKGVTADDLKTLADALKLEGEARADAEKLFPILYKAFVEKDMSLLEVNPLIVMKNGRMRVLDAKVSFDGNALFRHEDVVALRDTTEEDEKEIEASKHDLAYVALDGNIGCMVNGAGLAMATMDIIKLYGAEPANFLDVGGGASKEKVTHAFKIITADPAVKGILVNIFGGIMKCDVIAEGVLAAVKEVGLKVPLVVRLEGTNVELGKKIINESGLNVISADDLDDAAQKIVAAVKGA is encoded by the coding sequence ATGAACATCCATGAATACCAGGCCAAGGCTCTGTTGAAGAGCTATGGCGCGCCGGTCGCGGAAGGCGTCGCGATCTTCTCCGCCGACGAAGCCGAGGCAGCCGCGAAAAAGCTGCCGGGCCCGCTTTACGTCGTGAAGAGCCAGATCCATGCCGGCGGTCGCGGCAAGGGCAAGTTCAAGGAACTCGGCCCCGATGCCAAGGGCGGGGTGCGCCTGGCGAAGTCGGTCGAAGAGGTCGTTGCCAATGCCAAGGAAATGCTCGGCCACACGCTGGTGACCAAGCAGACCGGCCCGGCCGGCAAGCAGGTCAACCGTCTCTATATCGAGGACGGCGCCGACATCGAGCGCGAGCTCTACCTCTCGATCCTCGTCGACCGCTCCGTCGGCCGGGTCGCTTTCGTCGTCTCGACCGAGGGCGGCATGGACATCGAGGCGGTTGCCGAGCACACACCGGAAAAGATCGTCACCGTTGCGATCGACCCGGACAAGGGTGTGACCGCTGACGATCTGAAGACCCTGGCCGACGCGCTGAAGCTCGAAGGCGAAGCGCGCGCAGACGCCGAAAAGCTCTTCCCGATCCTCTACAAGGCCTTCGTCGAAAAGGACATGAGCCTGCTCGAGGTCAACCCGCTGATCGTCATGAAGAACGGCCGGATGCGCGTGCTCGACGCCAAGGTCTCCTTCGACGGCAATGCGCTCTTCCGTCATGAAGATGTCGTCGCGCTGCGCGACACGACGGAAGAGGACGAGAAGGAGATCGAGGCCTCCAAGCACGACCTCGCCTATGTGGCCCTCGACGGCAATATCGGCTGCATGGTCAACGGCGCTGGTCTCGCCATGGCGACGATGGACATCATCAAGCTCTACGGCGCCGAGCCCGCGAACTTCCTCGATGTCGGCGGCGGCGCTTCGAAGGAAAAGGTCACGCACGCCTTCAAGATCATCACCGCAGATCCGGCGGTGAAGGGCATCCTGGTCAACATCTTCGGCGGCATCATGAAGTGTGACGTCATCGCCGAAGGCGTTTTGGCTGCTGTCAAGGAAGTCGGCCTCAAGGTGCCGCTCGTCGTGCGCCTCGAAGGCACCAATGTCGAACTCGGCAAGAAGATCATCAATGAATCGGGCCTCAACGTCATCTCCGCCGATGATCTGGACGATGCCGCCCAGAAGATCGTTGCAGCCGTGAAGGGAGCCTGA
- the odhB gene encoding 2-oxoglutarate dehydrogenase complex dihydrolipoyllysine-residue succinyltransferase, with product MATEIRVPTLGESVSEATVGTWFKKVGDAIKADEPILELETDKVTIEVPAPAAGTLSEIVAQAGETVGLGALLGQIAEGAGAAPAAATAAEKKPEPAAAPAAAAPAAQPAAAVAPQAPTSMPPAPAAAKLIAENNLSADQLDGSGKRGQVLKGDVLAAISKGISAPAAAEPAKVQARAPAPAEDAGREERVKMTRLRQTIARRLKDAQNTAAMLTTYNEVDMSAVMSLRSKYKDIFEKKHGVKLGFMGFFTKAVTHALKELPAVNAEIDGTDIIYKNFCHIGVAVGTEKGLVVPIVRDADQMSIAEIEKEIGRLGKAARDGTLSMADMQGGTFTISNGGVYGSLMSSPILNAPQSGILGMHKIQDRPVAIGGQVVIRPMMYLALSYDHRIVDGKEAVTFLVRVKESLEDPERLVLDL from the coding sequence ATGGCAACAGAAATCCGCGTTCCCACCCTTGGCGAATCCGTCAGTGAAGCGACCGTCGGCACCTGGTTCAAGAAGGTCGGCGACGCGATCAAGGCCGACGAACCGATCCTCGAGCTCGAAACCGACAAGGTGACGATCGAAGTTCCGGCGCCGGCCGCCGGCACGCTCAGCGAAATCGTCGCGCAAGCGGGCGAAACCGTCGGCCTCGGCGCCCTGCTCGGGCAGATCGCCGAAGGTGCGGGCGCTGCCCCCGCGGCTGCGACTGCGGCCGAGAAGAAGCCCGAGCCCGCTGCCGCCCCGGCCGCCGCAGCGCCCGCTGCGCAACCGGCAGCCGCTGTCGCGCCGCAGGCGCCTACATCGATGCCGCCGGCGCCGGCTGCCGCCAAGCTCATCGCCGAAAACAACCTTTCCGCCGATCAGCTCGACGGTTCGGGCAAGCGGGGCCAGGTCTTGAAGGGCGACGTGCTCGCTGCGATTTCCAAGGGCATCTCGGCGCCCGCCGCGGCCGAGCCGGCCAAGGTCCAGGCCCGTGCGCCGGCACCGGCGGAAGACGCCGGTCGCGAAGAGCGCGTCAAGATGACCCGCCTGCGCCAGACGATCGCCCGTCGTCTCAAGGATGCGCAGAACACCGCCGCCATGCTCACCACCTACAACGAGGTGGACATGAGCGCCGTCATGAGCCTGCGCTCGAAGTACAAGGACATCTTCGAGAAGAAGCACGGCGTGAAGCTCGGCTTCATGGGCTTCTTCACCAAGGCCGTGACGCATGCGCTCAAGGAGTTGCCGGCTGTCAACGCTGAGATCGACGGCACCGACATCATCTATAAGAACTTCTGCCACATCGGCGTCGCTGTCGGGACCGAAAAGGGCCTCGTCGTTCCGATCGTGCGCGATGCCGATCAGATGTCGATCGCCGAAATCGAGAAGGAAATCGGCCGGCTCGGCAAGGCTGCGCGTGACGGAACGCTCTCGATGGCGGACATGCAGGGCGGCACCTTCACCATCTCCAACGGCGGCGTCTACGGTTCGCTCATGTCCTCGCCGATCCTCAACGCGCCGCAGTCGGGCATTCTCGGCATGCACAAGATCCAGGACCGCCCGGTGGCGATCGGCGGCCAGGTCGTCATCCGCCCGATGATGTATCTGGCGCTCTCCTACGATCACCGCATCGTCGACGGCAAGGAAGCAGTGACCTTCCTCGTTCGCGTCAAGGAAAGCCTCGAAGATCCGGAGCGCCTCGTGCTCGATCTCTAA
- a CDS encoding 2-oxoglutarate dehydrogenase E1 component produces MTRQEANEQFQLTSFLDGANAAYIEQLYARYEADPSSVSAEWQSFFKALADRPEDVVKAAKGASWKKSNWPIHANGELVSALDGDWGTVEKVIEKKVKAKAEEAAAVAGVPVSEAEVHQSTRDSVRAIMMIRAYRMRGHLHAKLDPLGLADPVEDYDELSPKTYGFEEKDYDRKIFIDNVLGLEYATVREMVEILERTYCSTMGVEFMHMSNPEEKAWIQERIEGPDKGVEFTPEGKKAILQKLIEAEGFEQFIDVKYKGTKRFGLDGGESLIPALEQIIKRGGQLGLKEIVLGMAHRGRLNVLSQVMAKPHRAIFHEFKGGSYAPDDVEGSGDVKYHLGASSDREFDGNKVHLSLTANPSHLEIVNPVVMGKARAKQDQIATVFEGDIIPLRERVKVMPLLLHGDAAFAGQGVVAEILGLSGLRGHRVAGTVHFIINNQIGFTTNPAFSRSSPYPSDVAKMIEAPIFHVNGDDPEAVVYAAKVATEFRMKFHKPVVIDMFCYRRFGHNEGDEPAFTQPKMYRAIRAHKTVVQLYSQRLIAEGLMTEGDVEKMKADLRAHLEQEFEAGQSYKPNKADWLDGAWSGLRTADNQDEQRRGRTSVPMKQLKEIGRKLSEIPAGFNAHRTIQRFMENRANMVQTGEGIDWAMAEALAFGTLVTEGTKIRLSGQDCERGTFSQRHSVLYDQETEERYIPLANLSQTQARYEVINSMLSEEAVLGFEYGYSLARPNALTLWEAQFGDFANGAQVIFDQFVSSGERKWLRMSGLVCLLPHGYEGQGPEHSSARLERFLQLCAEDNMQVANVTTPANYFHILRRQVKRDFRKPLILMTPKSLLRHKRAVSSLSEMAGESSFHRLLWDDAEVIKDGPIKLQKDSKIRRVVMCSGKVYYDLLEEREKRGIDDIYLLRVEQLYPFPAKALINELSRFRHAEMVWCQEEPKNMGAWSFIDPYLEWVLAHIDAKYQRVRYTGRPAAASPATGLMSKHMAQLAAFLEDALGG; encoded by the coding sequence ATGACAAGGCAAGAGGCCAACGAGCAATTCCAGCTCACATCGTTTCTGGACGGCGCCAATGCCGCCTATATCGAGCAGCTCTACGCGCGCTATGAAGCGGATCCGTCTTCCGTTTCGGCCGAATGGCAATCCTTCTTCAAGGCGCTCGCCGACAGGCCCGAAGATGTGGTGAAGGCGGCCAAGGGCGCCTCCTGGAAGAAGAGCAATTGGCCTATTCACGCCAATGGCGAACTGGTTTCGGCGCTCGACGGTGACTGGGGCACGGTTGAAAAGGTCATCGAGAAGAAGGTCAAGGCCAAAGCAGAGGAGGCCGCCGCCGTCGCTGGTGTTCCGGTCAGCGAGGCCGAGGTTCACCAGTCGACCCGCGATTCCGTGCGCGCTATCATGATGATCCGCGCCTATCGCATGCGCGGCCATCTGCACGCCAAGCTCGATCCCCTCGGTCTTGCCGATCCGGTCGAGGATTACGACGAGCTCTCGCCGAAGACCTACGGCTTCGAGGAGAAGGATTACGATCGCAAGATCTTCATCGACAACGTGCTCGGCCTCGAATACGCGACGGTGCGCGAGATGGTCGAGATTCTCGAGCGGACTTATTGCTCGACGATGGGCGTCGAGTTCATGCACATGTCCAACCCGGAAGAGAAGGCCTGGATCCAGGAGCGGATCGAGGGCCCGGACAAGGGCGTCGAATTCACCCCCGAGGGCAAGAAGGCGATCCTGCAGAAGCTCATCGAAGCGGAAGGCTTCGAGCAGTTCATCGACGTCAAATACAAGGGCACCAAGCGCTTCGGCCTTGACGGCGGCGAATCGCTGATCCCGGCGCTCGAGCAGATCATCAAGCGCGGCGGACAGCTCGGTCTCAAGGAGATCGTCCTCGGCATGGCGCATCGCGGCCGTTTGAACGTGCTCTCGCAGGTCATGGCCAAGCCGCACCGGGCCATCTTCCACGAGTTCAAGGGCGGTTCCTATGCGCCCGACGACGTAGAAGGCTCGGGTGACGTGAAGTACCACCTCGGCGCCTCTTCCGACCGCGAGTTCGATGGCAACAAGGTGCATCTGTCGCTGACGGCGAATCCGTCGCATCTCGAGATCGTCAACCCGGTCGTCATGGGCAAGGCGCGCGCCAAGCAGGACCAGATCGCTACCGTCTTCGAGGGCGACATCATTCCGCTGCGCGAGCGCGTCAAGGTCATGCCGCTGCTGCTCCATGGCGATGCAGCCTTTGCCGGCCAGGGCGTCGTTGCCGAAATTCTCGGCCTGTCCGGCCTGCGCGGTCATCGCGTTGCCGGCACCGTGCATTTCATCATCAACAACCAGATCGGCTTCACGACCAACCCGGCCTTCTCGCGCTCTTCGCCCTATCCTTCGGACGTGGCGAAGATGATCGAGGCGCCGATCTTCCACGTGAACGGCGACGATCCGGAAGCGGTCGTCTACGCCGCCAAGGTCGCGACCGAGTTCCGGATGAAGTTCCACAAGCCGGTCGTCATCGACATGTTCTGCTATCGCCGCTTCGGCCACAACGAGGGCGACGAGCCGGCGTTCACGCAGCCGAAGATGTATCGCGCCATCCGCGCCCACAAGACGGTGGTCCAGCTCTATTCGCAGCGTCTGATCGCCGAAGGTCTCATGACCGAGGGCGACGTGGAGAAGATGAAGGCGGACTTGCGCGCCCATCTCGAGCAGGAATTCGAGGCCGGCCAGTCCTACAAGCCGAACAAGGCCGACTGGCTCGACGGCGCCTGGTCGGGCCTGCGCACCGCCGACAACCAGGATGAGCAGCGCCGCGGCAGGACCTCTGTGCCGATGAAGCAATTGAAGGAGATCGGCCGCAAGCTTTCCGAGATCCCGGCCGGTTTCAACGCGCATCGCACCATCCAGCGCTTCATGGAAAACCGCGCCAACATGGTCCAGACCGGCGAGGGGATCGACTGGGCGATGGCGGAGGCGCTCGCCTTCGGCACGCTCGTCACGGAGGGTACGAAGATCCGTCTGTCCGGCCAGGACTGTGAGCGCGGCACCTTCTCGCAGCGCCATTCGGTTCTCTACGACCAGGAAACCGAAGAGCGCTATATCCCGCTCGCCAACCTTTCGCAGACCCAGGCGCGCTACGAGGTCATCAACTCGATGCTCTCGGAAGAGGCGGTGCTCGGCTTCGAATACGGCTATTCGCTCGCCCGCCCGAATGCGTTGACGCTCTGGGAGGCCCAGTTCGGCGACTTCGCCAATGGCGCGCAGGTGATCTTCGACCAGTTCGTCTCGTCGGGCGAACGCAAGTGGCTGCGCATGTCCGGCCTCGTCTGCCTGCTGCCGCATGGTTATGAGGGCCAGGGGCCGGAGCATTCCTCCGCACGTCTGGAACGCTTCCTGCAGCTCTGCGCGGAAGACAACATGCAGGTTGCCAACGTCACGACGCCGGCGAACTACTTCCATATCCTGCGCCGCCAGGTGAAGCGCGATTTCCGCAAGCCGCTGATCCTGATGACGCCGAAGTCGTTGCTGCGGCACAAGCGGGCAGTCTCCAGCCTCTCCGAAATGGCCGGCGAGAGCTCCTTCCACCGGCTGCTCTGGGACGATGCGGAGGTCATCAAGGACGGCCCGATCAAGCTGCAGAAGGATTCGAAGATCCGTCGCGTCGTCATGTGCTCGGGCAAGGTCTATTACGACCTTCTCGAAGAGCGCGAGAAGCGCGGTATCGACGACATCTATCTGTTGCGCGTCGAGCAGCTCTATCCGTTCCCGGCCAAGGCGCTGATCAACGAGCTCAGCCGCTTCCGTCATGCGGAGATGGTCTGGTGCCAGGAAGAGCCGAAGAACATGGGGGCCTGGTCCTTCATCGATCCCTATCTCGAATGGGTCCTTGCTCATATCGACGCGAAGTACCAGCGGGTGCGCTACACCGGCCGCCCGGCCGCCGCTTCGCCGGCAACCGGCCTGATGTCCAAGCATATGGCGCAGCTTGCCGCCTTCCTCGAGGATGCGCTGGGGGGCTGA
- a CDS encoding SDR family oxidoreductase: MSDGRVLLVTGGSRGIGAAVSLVAADEGWRVAVNYASNRQAAEDVVRRISDAGGTAIAVEGDVGTEGGVQAIFAAVDAAFGHLDGLVNNAGIVGAPQRIDEISPERLERMFRVNVTGSIRCAAEAVMRMSTRHGGRGGAIVNLSSVAAVLGAPGQYVDYAAAKGAIDSFTVGLAREVASEGIRVNAVRPGIIDTEIHASGGLPDRARDMAPSIPMQRPGTAGEVADAILYLLSDKATYVTGAILTVSGGR, from the coding sequence ATGAGCGACGGGCGCGTGCTTCTCGTCACAGGCGGCAGCCGCGGGATCGGTGCTGCAGTCTCGCTTGTAGCGGCTGACGAGGGCTGGCGGGTCGCCGTCAATTATGCGTCCAACCGGCAGGCGGCGGAGGACGTGGTTCGCCGTATATCGGATGCCGGAGGTACCGCAATTGCGGTCGAGGGCGACGTCGGTACCGAAGGCGGGGTGCAAGCGATTTTCGCCGCGGTCGATGCCGCCTTCGGTCACCTCGACGGGCTCGTCAACAATGCCGGCATTGTCGGCGCGCCGCAGCGCATCGACGAGATTTCGCCCGAGCGGCTGGAGCGGATGTTTCGCGTTAATGTCACAGGCTCGATCCGCTGCGCCGCGGAGGCGGTCATGAGGATGTCGACGCGTCACGGCGGGCGGGGCGGCGCGATCGTCAATCTCTCGTCCGTCGCGGCCGTGCTGGGTGCTCCCGGTCAATATGTCGACTACGCTGCCGCGAAAGGCGCGATCGACAGCTTCACCGTCGGGCTCGCGCGCGAAGTAGCCTCGGAGGGCATCCGCGTGAACGCGGTGCGTCCCGGAATCATCGACACCGAAATTCATGCGTCCGGCGGGCTGCCCGATCGCGCCCGTGACATGGCGCCTTCCATTCCCATGCAGCGTCCCGGCACAGCCGGCGAAGTTGCCGACGCAATTCTCTATCTCCTGTCGGATAAGGCGACTTATGTGACCGGAGCCATTCTCACTGTCAGCGGCGGGCGATGA
- a CDS encoding TraB/GumN family protein gives MTTITRPVRDLAAKAADGLLALIALLHVVLAGSLIIALLSVSARAEDADCGGDNILTALERSDPARLVALREEAAAIPNGKGLLWKIEGGRSQPSFLLGTMHVTDPRVLAMPAGATDAFAEARTVIVESDEIVDDKKASAAIMMRPDLTMFADNRTINDFLKPEDRARLETGLKARGIPLPLVAKMKPWMIASFVALPTCEFSRKAAGASFLDKKLAEDAVKEGKSLRGLETLVEQLAAMDSLPVELHLSALIQTLALGKTMDDVLATTTDLYLSGDTGMIMPMMKFVSADVSSDDVGYADFEQRIIIDRNKIMAERAAPMLKDGGAFMAVGALHLPGKEGLVELLRQQGFTVTPVN, from the coding sequence ATGACGACGATCACCAGACCCGTTCGCGATCTTGCGGCCAAAGCGGCCGACGGCCTCTTGGCGCTCATTGCGCTCCTGCATGTGGTCCTTGCCGGAAGTCTCATCATCGCATTGCTCTCCGTGTCGGCAAGGGCGGAAGACGCGGATTGCGGCGGCGACAACATATTGACGGCACTCGAGCGCTCCGACCCCGCCCGATTGGTGGCTCTGCGCGAAGAGGCCGCGGCCATCCCCAATGGAAAGGGCCTTCTCTGGAAAATCGAGGGCGGGCGCTCTCAACCTTCGTTTCTGCTCGGCACCATGCATGTGACCGACCCGCGCGTGCTGGCAATGCCAGCCGGTGCCACGGATGCTTTCGCCGAAGCTCGGACCGTTATCGTCGAATCCGACGAGATCGTCGACGACAAGAAGGCCAGCGCCGCTATCATGATGCGGCCCGACCTCACCATGTTCGCCGATAACAGGACGATCAACGACTTCCTGAAGCCGGAGGATCGGGCGCGCCTCGAGACGGGACTGAAGGCGCGGGGAATTCCCCTGCCGCTCGTAGCCAAGATGAAGCCCTGGATGATCGCAAGCTTCGTGGCGTTGCCGACCTGCGAGTTCTCGCGCAAGGCAGCCGGCGCCTCGTTCCTCGACAAGAAGCTCGCGGAGGATGCGGTGAAAGAGGGCAAGAGCTTGAGGGGCCTGGAAACGCTGGTCGAGCAGCTTGCGGCCATGGATTCGCTGCCGGTCGAACTGCATCTAAGCGCACTGATCCAGACGCTCGCCCTCGGCAAGACCATGGACGACGTGCTCGCAACGACCACGGACCTCTATCTCTCCGGCGATACCGGCATGATCATGCCGATGATGAAATTCGTCTCCGCGGATGTTTCGTCGGACGATGTCGGCTATGCGGATTTCGAGCAGCGCATCATCATCGACCGCAACAAGATCATGGCGGAACGGGCTGCGCCCATGCTGAAGGATGGCGGCGCCTTCATGGCCGTCGGCGCCTTGCATCTTCCCGGCAAGGAGGGCCTCGTGGAGCTCCTGCGGCAGCAGGGATTTACCGTGACACCTGTCAACTGA
- the lpdA gene encoding dihydrolipoyl dehydrogenase encodes MAYDLIVIGSGPGGYVCAIKAAQLGMKVAVIEKRATYGGTCLNVGCIPSKALLHASEMFHHAQHGLDALGVEVAGPKLNLEKMMAHKDATVKANVDGVSFLFKKNKIDGFQGLGKVLGQGKVSVTNDKGEEQVLEAKNVVIATGSDVAGIPGVQLEFDEKVIVSSTGALELEKVPASMIVVGGGVIGLELGSVWARLGTKVTVIEFLDTILGGMDGEVAKQLHRMLTKQGIDIKLGAKVTGVTKPGSGARVTFEPVKGGESTTLDADVVLVATGRKPCTENMGLAKAGVVLDQRGRIEIDHHFQTSITGIYAIGDVVRGPMLAHKAEDEGVAVAEIIAGQAGHVNYDVIPGVVYTQPEVASVGKTEEELKAAGVAYKVGKFPFTANGRARAMLQTDGFVKILADKETDRVLGGHIIGFGAGEMIHEIAVLMEFGGSSEDLGRTCHAHPTMSEAVKEAALSTFFKPIHM; translated from the coding sequence ATGGCTTATGATCTCATCGTCATCGGAAGCGGCCCCGGCGGCTATGTCTGCGCCATCAAGGCGGCGCAGCTCGGCATGAAGGTTGCCGTGATCGAAAAGCGCGCCACCTATGGCGGCACCTGCCTCAATGTCGGCTGCATTCCCTCCAAGGCTCTGCTGCATGCTTCCGAGATGTTCCATCACGCGCAGCACGGCCTTGACGCGCTCGGCGTGGAGGTCGCAGGCCCGAAGCTCAATCTTGAAAAGATGATGGCCCACAAGGACGCGACCGTTAAGGCGAATGTCGACGGCGTCTCCTTCCTCTTCAAGAAGAACAAGATCGATGGCTTCCAGGGCCTGGGCAAGGTTCTCGGCCAGGGCAAGGTTTCCGTCACCAACGACAAGGGCGAGGAGCAGGTCCTCGAAGCGAAGAATGTCGTCATCGCCACCGGCTCGGACGTCGCCGGCATTCCGGGCGTCCAGCTCGAATTCGACGAGAAGGTCATCGTCTCCTCGACCGGCGCGCTTGAACTGGAAAAGGTGCCGGCGAGCATGATCGTCGTCGGCGGCGGCGTCATCGGCCTCGAGCTCGGCTCGGTCTGGGCGCGCCTCGGCACCAAGGTGACGGTGATCGAATTCCTCGACACGATTCTCGGCGGCATGGACGGCGAGGTCGCCAAGCAGCTCCACCGGATGCTGACGAAGCAGGGCATCGACATCAAGCTCGGTGCCAAGGTGACGGGCGTTACGAAGCCTGGCAGCGGCGCAAGGGTCACCTTCGAGCCGGTCAAGGGCGGCGAATCGACAACGCTCGACGCGGACGTCGTACTGGTCGCGACCGGCCGGAAGCCCTGCACGGAGAATATGGGTCTCGCGAAGGCAGGTGTCGTGCTCGATCAGCGCGGCCGCATCGAGATCGACCATCATTTCCAGACGAGCATCACCGGCATCTACGCGATCGGCGACGTCGTGCGCGGCCCGATGCTCGCCCACAAGGCGGAAGACGAAGGCGTCGCCGTGGCGGAAATCATCGCCGGACAGGCCGGCCATGTGAACTATGATGTCATTCCGGGCGTCGTCTACACCCAGCCGGAGGTCGCCTCGGTCGGCAAGACCGAGGAGGAGCTGAAGGCTGCCGGTGTCGCCTACAAGGTCGGCAAGTTCCCCTTCACGGCCAATGGTCGTGCCCGCGCGATGCTGCAGACGGACGGCTTCGTCAAGATCCTCGCCGACAAGGAGACTGACCGCGTATTGGGCGGCCATATCATCGGCTTCGGCGCCGGCGAGATGATCCACGAGATCGCGGTGCTGATGGAGTTCGGCGGATCATCCGAGGATCTCGGCCGCACCTGCCACGCTCACCCGACGATGTCGGAAGCGGTGAAGGAGGCGGCGCTCTCTACCTTCTTCAAGCCGATCCATATGTGA
- a CDS encoding DUF2867 domain-containing protein — translation MRPRSVAARLPNTWLPGADWADRYELLVFGERMTAAEAARRALGSAPGWVQSLLALRNRLASLIGLNAAAPPAHSGLIGTFPLLHSDDREAVVGYDDRHLDFRIVVDVREGPADSQVIGMTTLVRRRNFFGRLYLAAVMPFHKAIVPTLLAGLNDRPRAAVS, via the coding sequence ATGAGACCACGAAGCGTTGCCGCCAGGCTGCCGAACACTTGGCTTCCCGGAGCCGACTGGGCCGACCGCTACGAACTTCTCGTTTTCGGCGAGCGGATGACTGCGGCCGAGGCGGCGCGGCGAGCGCTTGGAAGCGCACCCGGCTGGGTGCAGAGTCTCCTCGCATTGCGCAACCGCCTCGCGTCTCTCATCGGTCTGAACGCAGCCGCGCCCCCCGCGCATTCAGGCCTGATCGGCACCTTTCCGCTGCTGCACAGCGACGATCGCGAAGCCGTTGTCGGCTATGATGACCGCCACCTGGATTTCCGTATCGTCGTCGATGTGCGCGAAGGGCCGGCCGACAGCCAGGTTATCGGCATGACCACGTTGGTGCGCCGTAGGAATTTTTTCGGCCGGCTCTATCTCGCTGCCGTCATGCCCTTCCACAAGGCGATCGTCCCGACATTGCTGGCGGGGTTGAACGACCGGCCGCGAGCGGCGGTCAGTTGA
- the sucD gene encoding succinate--CoA ligase subunit alpha, producing the protein MSILINKDTKVLVQGLTGKTGTFHTEQALAYNGTKMVGGIHPKKGGETWTGAKGEQLPIFATVAEGREATGANASVIYVPPAGAAAAIIEAIDAEIPLIVCITEGIPVADMVKVKARLEKSSSRLIGPNCPGVLTPDECKIGIMPGNIFRKGSVGVLSRSGTLTYEAVFQTTNEGLGQTTAVGIGGDPVKGTEFIDVLEMFLADDETKSIIMIGEIGGSAEEDAARFLKDEAKRGRKKPMVGFIAGRTAPPGRTMGHAGAVISGGKGGAEDKIAAMESAGIRVSPSPARLGKTLVEVLKG; encoded by the coding sequence ATGTCCATTCTGATCAACAAAGACACCAAGGTTCTCGTCCAGGGCCTGACCGGCAAGACCGGCACCTTCCATACCGAACAGGCGCTTGCCTACAACGGCACCAAGATGGTCGGCGGCATCCACCCGAAGAAGGGTGGCGAGACCTGGACCGGCGCCAAGGGCGAGCAGCTTCCGATCTTCGCGACCGTCGCCGAAGGCCGCGAGGCGACCGGCGCCAACGCGTCGGTGATCTATGTTCCGCCGGCGGGTGCTGCCGCGGCCATCATCGAGGCGATCGATGCGGAAATCCCGCTCATCGTCTGCATCACCGAAGGGATTCCGGTTGCCGACATGGTCAAGGTCAAGGCGCGGCTCGAAAAGTCGTCCTCGCGCCTCATCGGCCCGAACTGCCCGGGCGTGCTGACGCCCGACGAATGCAAGATCGGCATCATGCCCGGCAACATCTTCCGTAAGGGTTCGGTCGGCGTGCTGTCGCGTTCCGGCACGCTCACCTACGAGGCGGTGTTCCAGACCACCAATGAAGGCCTCGGCCAGACGACGGCCGTCGGCATCGGCGGCGACCCGGTCAAGGGCACCGAGTTCATCGATGTGCTCGAAATGTTCCTTGCCGACGACGAGACCAAGTCGATCATCATGATCGGCGAGATCGGCGGTTCGGCGGAAGAGGATGCGGCGCGGTTCCTGAAGGACGAAGCCAAGCGCGGCCGCAAGAAGCCGATGGTCGGCTTCATCGCCGGCCGCACGGCGCCTCCCGGCCGCACCATGGGCCATGCCGGCGCCGTCATCTCCGGCGGCAAGGGCGGCGCGGAAGACAAGATCGCGGCAATGGAATCCGCCGGCATTCGCGTCTCGCCGTCTCCGGCCCGCCTCGGCAAGACGCTGGTCGAAGTTCTCAAGGGCTGA
- a CDS encoding LysE family transporter produces MSNYLFELASLMAIFSFAIVSPGADLAMVMRQSLVHGRRQAIITSFGIGTSLMFHVTYTILGLGLIISQSIYLFNIVKWCGVAYLIYIGIKALRAGQTEIAVEAGADAGKAKGQSALKAFGLGFAANALNPKAVFFFLSIFSTVVSAHTPMMVKFGYGLVMAGALILWFVGVSLFMTTPRMRAAFTRASKWIDRASGMVFIALGLKLATEKAA; encoded by the coding sequence ATGAGCAACTATCTGTTCGAACTCGCATCGCTGATGGCGATCTTTTCCTTCGCCATCGTTTCCCCCGGGGCCGATCTCGCCATGGTGATGCGGCAATCGCTGGTGCATGGTCGCCGCCAGGCGATCATCACCTCGTTCGGCATCGGCACGTCGCTGATGTTCCACGTCACCTACACCATTCTCGGCCTGGGGCTGATCATTTCCCAGTCGATCTACCTCTTCAACATCGTCAAATGGTGCGGCGTCGCCTACCTCATCTACATCGGCATCAAGGCGCTTCGTGCCGGTCAGACGGAGATCGCGGTCGAGGCGGGCGCGGATGCCGGTAAAGCCAAGGGGCAATCGGCACTGAAGGCCTTCGGCCTCGGTTTCGCCGCCAATGCGCTCAACCCGAAGGCGGTGTTCTTTTTCCTGTCGATCTTCTCGACCGTCGTCAGCGCTCACACGCCGATGATGGTCAAGTTCGGCTACGGCCTCGTCATGGCGGGCGCGCTCATCCTCTGGTTCGTCGGCGTCAGCCTGTTCATGACGACGCCGCGGATGCGCGCCGCATTCACGCGGGCGAGCAAGTGGATCGACCGGGCGAGCGGCATGGTCTTCATCGCGCTCGGGCTGAAGCTCGCGACGGAAAAGGCCGCCTGA